The Colletotrichum higginsianum IMI 349063 chromosome 2, whole genome shotgun sequence genome has a segment encoding these proteins:
- a CDS encoding DNA-directed RNA polymerase subunit, with amino-acid sequence MATPMSTTSQDESANKKLEQITFRFCSECSNMLYPKEDEETHRLQFTCRTCQFTEEAQSTCVFRNVMNNAAGETAGVTQDVGSDPTVGDSQCVLAPVVCIGCGHAILCTGCGNPSDDFNVSAVVVQPADSQSKKAEITFHDQTRNAPSARAARLFSSSLSSEVPRRKLFYVCCDCGHIFQ; translated from the exons ATGGCTACCCCCATGTCTACCACCTCCCAGGACGAGTCGGCGAACAAGAAGCTCGAACAAATCACCTTTCGATTCTGCTCCGAATGCTCCAACATGCTCTACCccaaggaggacgaggagacgcACCGTCTTCAATTTACCTGCCGAACCTGCCAGTTCACCGAGGAGGCCCAGTCGACTTGCGTCTTCCGCAACGTCATGAACAACGCTGCCGGCGAGACGGCTGGTGTGACCCAGGATGTGGGCTCAGATCCTACCGTAGGTGATTCCCAATGTGTTCTTGCCCCTGTTGTTTGCATCGGGTGCGGCCACGCCATCTTGTGCACTGGCTGCGGCAATCCGTCCGACGACTTCAacgtctcggccgtcgtTGTCCAACCCGCCGATTCCCAGAGCAAGAAGGCGGAAATCAC CTTCCACGATCAAACAAGGAATGCCCCGTCtgcaagggcggcgaggctGTTTTCTTCCAGTCTCAGCAGCGAAGTGCCGAGACGG AAACTGTTCTATGTTTGCTGCGATTGCGGTCACATCTTCCAGTAA
- a CDS encoding 50S ribosomal protein L14, which translates to MIQLKTVLQCIDNSGAAMVECAMVVGQKKLARIGDRIVVVVQKHRGAGDGGMAGSSAANKVKRGDMRHAVVVRTKQKTLRPDGSVIRFDDNACVLINKAGDPVGSRINGVVGAELRRKKWSKILSMAPMHA; encoded by the exons ATGATTCAACTGAAG ACGGTGCTGCAATGCATCGACAACTCGGGCGCTGCGATGGTCGAGTGCGCCATGGTTGTCGGCCAGAAGAAGCTCGCCCGCATCG GTGACAGaattgtcgtcgtcgtgcagAAGCaccgcggcgccggtgatggcGGCATGGCtggctcctcggccgccaacAAGGTCAAGCGCGGTGACATGCgccacgccgtcgtcgtccgcaCCAAGCAGAAGACGCTCCGCCCCGATGGCAGCGTCATCCGGTTTGACGACAACGCCTGCGTTCTGatcaacaaggccggcgaccCCGTCGGCTCGCGCATTAACGgtgtcgtcggcgccgagctgaggaggaagaagtgGAGCAAGATTCTTTCCATGGCACCCATGCACGCATAG
- a CDS encoding Histone-lysine N-methyltransferase SET9, which translates to MPPSGAAVKKQKQKQTLTLAQLASYDDFLTDALVDHAFYWTTIPKNRNSYHPSRGVREEDITQIIQSEIAVNKDLDSAERKLLSTDGFRKFFAALKTDKAKEDFKRHMRRYTQVYLPDCPFEVNSTNRYTIVSHEAAITARRFIRRNETIKYLAGTQVNISPEEEREMTARKKDFSIIISARNKCASLFMGPARFANHDCGANAKLMTTSSATIEIIATRNIDVGEEITVTYAENYFGEDNCECLCRTCENRCINGWAPTEGEIGVKKSIEDSVMDGYSLRRRRRDEESAAPSSRTPSVTPDIRPRVSKSRLRASKPGRDSLAVDSAMSEFLSPDQKRSFDSLVTPPITPSKRRKVSATQAVTVPPEEALVSSRDGSSSSGSVRSMSLTSGANEDGSVTDITEPEKDTPEPTQAQKKTELVKKEESEESTEEVLAKAEPFSVQRQVQIDTTGATSAETSPPIRTASVMASRSIPISSLCNPPSPPSKNHRGGISGWTAIAYSTSITAATRQGRMSIAAAVSENADARPTAMLDAGATTISGRSGLVSMQVGRMLSATEPLEYPQQECISQTSKVEAVLSTEQDIPGNRSSDSVQTLKVEAVESMENPAPVTDKIQVCAKVNETVKEEEAAGHSPPPPPPPQQQAEASGLRKKRKYQRRTFIKETTPPAKTRTPGDYTLTPLLLSEPQTAWVRCMNCETAFVQQNAYYTKSSCPRCERHSKLYGYIWPKTERAGPRDKEERILDHRIIHRFLGRDDEARIRGRKRPTGGLSEALEDDRSGNRHRGAADQDAGEGEDSAGLRRSGRMRKISLKVACP; encoded by the exons ATGCCTCCCTCCGGTGCCGCGGTtaagaagcagaagcagaagcagacaCTGACATTGGCACAACTTGCCTCCTACGACGATTTTCTCACGGATGCGTTGGTTGACCAT GCCTTCTACTGGACTACGATCCCCAAGAACCGGAACTCGTACCACCCTTCCCGAGGTGTGCGCGAAGAGGACATTACCCAGATCATCCAGAGCGAGATTGCCGTTAACAAGGACCTCGATTCCGCCGAGCGCAAACTACTATCTACAGATGGCTTCCGCAAGttcttcgccgccctcaagaCGGACAAGGCGAAGGAAGACTTCAAGCGCCATATGCGCCGCTACACCCAGGTCTACCTTCCTGACTGCCCCTTCGAGGTCAATTCCACGAACCGCTACACGATTGTGTCCCACGAGGCTGCCATCACTGCCCGACGCTTTATCCGAAGGAACGAGACGATCAAGTACTTGGCCGGAACCCAGGTCAACATCTCCCCCGAAGAGGAGCGGGAAATGACGGCCCGTAAAAAGGACTTCAGCATCATTATATCCGCGAGGAACAAATGCGCCAGCCTGTTCATGGGCCCGGCCCGGTTTGCGAACCATGATTGCGGGGCCAATGCGAAGCTCATGACGACATCTTCGGCTACGATCGAAATCATTGCTACGAGGAACATCGATGTTGGGGAGGAGATTACCGTCACATATGCAGAGAACTACTTTGGGGAAGACAACTGCGAATGTCTCTGTAGGACATGCGAGAATCGGTGTATCAACGGTTGGGCGCCGACGGAAGGAGAAATCGGGGTCAAGAAAAGCATCGAAGACTCCGTCATGGACGGGTATTCTTTGCGCCGGCGCAGGAGGGATGAAGAGAGTGCTGCCCCTTCATCCCGGACACCTTCCGTCACACCGGACATACGGCCTCGGGTATCCAAGTCTCGACTGAGGGCTAGTAAGCCTGGCCGTGACTCGCTGGCAGTTGACTCGGCCATGTCCGAGTTTTTATCGCCGGATCAGAAGCGCTCTTTTGACTCTCTCGTTACGCCCCCCATCACGCCTTCAAAGAGGCGAAAAGTTTCAGCAACACAAGCAGTCACGGTTCCTCCAGAAGAAGCCCTTGTCAGCTCGAGAGAcggctcctcgtcctctGGCTCGGTGCGCAGCATGTCGTTGACGAGCGGTGCCAACGAAGATGGCTCGGTGACGGACATCACTGAGCCTGAGAAGGACACCCCGGAACCGACCCAGGCTCAAAAGAAGACGGAGCTTgtcaagaaggaggaaagCGAAGAGTCCACGGAGGAAGTTCTAGCCAAGGCGGAGCCGTTTTCCGTGCAACGGCAGGTCCAGATCGATACGACAGGTGCGACGTCTGCTGAAACATCCCCTCCGATTCGAACCGCATCTGTCATGGCATCAAGGTCGATCCCCATTTCCTCCCTGTGCAATCCGCCATCTCCGCCCTCGAAAAACCATAGGGGTGGCATCTCGGGGTGGACTGCCATAGCGTACTCAACGAGCATTACCGCCGCGACGAGACAGGGTCGTATGAGCATTGCAGCCGCCGTGAGCGAGAACGCCGACGCGAGACCGACGGCCATGTTAGATGCAGGCGCAACGACGATTTCAGGCAGAAGCGGTTTGGTGTCGATGCAGGTTGGCAGGATGCTCTCAGCAACGGAGCCGCTCGAGTACCCCCAACAAGAGTGCATATCGCAAACGTCAAAGGTTGAGGCCGTGCTGTCAACTGAACAAGACATACCGGGCAACCGCAGCTCCGACAGTGTGCAGACGTTGAAGGTCGAGGCAGTTGAGTCGATGGAGAATCCTGCGCCGGTCACTGATAAAATCCAAGTCTGTGCGAAGGTCAATGAGACGGtgaaagaagaggaggctgccggccattcgccgccgccgccaccaccaccacagcAACAGGCGGAAGCGTCAGGTCTgaggaagaagcgcaagTATCAACGACGCACCTTCATCAAGGAGACGACACCTCCCGCAAAGACCCGAACGCCCGGCGATTATACTCTAACGCCGTTACTGCTCTCTGAGCCGCAGACGGCATGGGTTCGTTGCATGAACTGTGAGACGGCCTTCGTGCAGCAGAATGCATACTACACCAAGAGTTCGTGCCCGCGCTGTGAGCGACACTCGAAGCTCTACGGCTACATCTGGCCTAAGACGGAGAGGGCTGGGCCTCGCGACAAAGAGGAGCGCATCCTCGACCACCGCATCATCCATCGGTTCCTGGgacgagacgacgaggcgcgCATCCGCGGTCGGAAGAGACCTACCGGAGGACTAtccgaggcgctcgaggacgacagGAGCGGAAACAGGCACCGCGGAGCTGCGGACCAAGATGccggggaaggggaagacAGCGCCGGGTTGAGACGGAGCGGTCGGATGCGAAAAATTAGCCTCAAAGTGGCGTGCCCGTGA